From Pseudomonas sp. LS1212, the proteins below share one genomic window:
- a CDS encoding NAD(P)H-binding protein, with the protein MYLTPQHVLLAGATGLTGEHLLDRLLNEPTITRVLAPTRRPLAEHPHLENPVGKFTELLPQLKGRVDIAYCCLGSTIKQAGSKEAFREVDLDLVVAYGKRARELGARHLIVISAVNADARSAIFYKRIKGEAEQALKEQDWPQLTIVRPSLLLGNRSEPRIGEKLAAPLSKLIPGKYHGIQACELARALWRLALEEQDGIRVVESDELRKLGKRVK; encoded by the coding sequence ATGTACTTGACGCCTCAGCATGTACTGCTTGCCGGAGCCACCGGTTTGACGGGGGAGCATTTGCTCGATCGCCTGCTGAACGAGCCAACGATCACCCGCGTTCTGGCGCCAACCCGGCGACCGCTCGCCGAACACCCGCACCTGGAAAATCCGGTGGGTAAATTCACCGAGCTACTGCCGCAGCTGAAGGGTCGCGTGGATATCGCCTACTGCTGCCTGGGCAGCACCATCAAGCAGGCCGGGTCGAAAGAGGCGTTTCGCGAAGTGGACCTTGACCTGGTGGTTGCCTACGGGAAACGTGCCCGTGAGCTGGGCGCCCGGCACTTGATCGTGATCAGCGCCGTGAATGCCGATGCCCGGTCCGCGATCTTCTACAAGCGGATCAAGGGTGAGGCTGAACAGGCACTCAAGGAACAGGACTGGCCACAACTGACCATCGTCCGCCCTTCGCTGCTACTGGGTAACCGCTCCGAGCCGCGCATTGGGGAGAAACTGGCAGCACCGTTATCCAAGCTGATTCCCGGAAAATACCACGGCATCCAGGCCTGCGAGCTGGCTCGCGCCCTGTGGCGCCTGGCGCTGGAAGAGCAGGATGGGATTCGGGTGGTGGAGTCAGACGAGTTGCGCAAGCTGGGCAAGCGGGTCAAGTAA
- a CDS encoding C13 family peptidase translates to MRSLVPLALTLLLTACGDGEPLSPPDARLPDGGRYRGEVVNGALQGPGRVDYPNGSWYAGNFINGQWQGEGEWHGSNGEVYRGQFEQGLFHGQGSLLANGSSYTGGFRMGRREGEGTLKDADLTYRGGFKADQYSGAGHLELQDGSQYQGLFARGKPNGEGIRSDASANQFSGHFVNGQLEGNGTFNSAEGDQYIGGFHHNQLHGRGRYENANGDVWIGQFKEGSLTGKGELIGADGSHYKGFFRDWRFSGQGQLALPDGSVYVGGFENDTYHGIGRLTQTDGKVQSGRWLNGQRVRDEKGRLLPDPLELALLNQGRLLDQALAGVPASTPNIELYSLTLAGDGKQSVFLREADFVSRMLASRFGANGQISLVNHRDHLGDRPMATRENLGRAVQTLAERSGPEDLIFIYLTSHGTHEHELVLDQPRLQLSDLPADELATVLAPLKSRNKIIVISACYSGGFIEPLKDERTLIMTASRADRVSFGCSEEADFTYFGDALFARALNQTDDLQQAFDLARTHVAERETSENFDASEPQIWAPKGVLEHWQRLRQQQARQALRSASSTVKEAKSASSH, encoded by the coding sequence ATGCGCTCACTCGTTCCTCTCGCCCTGACGTTATTGCTCACTGCCTGCGGTGACGGTGAACCCCTTTCACCTCCCGATGCACGCCTGCCCGACGGTGGCCGTTATCGGGGTGAAGTGGTCAACGGCGCTCTCCAGGGGCCAGGGCGCGTGGACTACCCCAATGGCAGCTGGTACGCCGGCAACTTCATCAACGGCCAATGGCAGGGCGAGGGCGAATGGCATGGCAGTAATGGCGAAGTCTATCGCGGCCAGTTCGAGCAGGGCCTGTTCCATGGCCAGGGCAGCCTGCTGGCCAACGGCAGCAGTTACACCGGGGGCTTTCGGATGGGCCGACGCGAAGGCGAAGGCACCCTCAAGGATGCAGACCTGACCTATCGCGGCGGTTTCAAGGCCGATCAGTATTCCGGTGCCGGTCACCTTGAACTTCAGGACGGCAGCCAGTACCAGGGCCTGTTCGCCCGAGGCAAACCCAACGGCGAAGGCATCCGCAGCGACGCCAGCGCCAATCAGTTCAGCGGCCACTTCGTCAATGGCCAGCTGGAAGGCAACGGCACCTTCAACAGCGCCGAGGGCGACCAGTACATCGGTGGTTTCCATCACAACCAGTTGCATGGCCGAGGCCGCTACGAGAACGCCAATGGCGATGTCTGGATCGGTCAGTTCAAGGAAGGCTCGCTCACCGGCAAGGGTGAGTTGATTGGCGCCGACGGCAGCCATTACAAAGGTTTTTTCCGCGACTGGCGCTTCTCTGGCCAAGGCCAACTGGCCCTGCCCGATGGCAGCGTCTATGTCGGCGGTTTCGAAAACGATACCTATCACGGCATCGGCCGCCTGACCCAGACCGACGGCAAAGTGCAGAGTGGGCGCTGGCTCAACGGCCAGCGCGTACGCGATGAAAAAGGTCGACTGCTGCCTGACCCACTGGAACTGGCCCTGCTCAATCAAGGTCGCCTGCTTGATCAGGCCCTGGCCGGCGTGCCCGCCTCGACCCCGAACATCGAACTCTACAGCCTGACCCTGGCCGGCGATGGCAAGCAGAGCGTGTTCCTGCGCGAAGCCGATTTTGTCAGCCGGATGCTCGCCAGCCGGTTTGGCGCCAACGGCCAGATCAGTCTGGTCAATCACCGCGACCACCTCGGTGACCGGCCGATGGCAACCCGGGAAAACCTCGGCCGCGCCGTCCAGACCCTGGCCGAGCGTAGCGGCCCGGAAGACCTGATATTCATCTACCTGACCAGTCATGGCACCCACGAGCATGAACTGGTACTGGATCAACCGCGTTTGCAACTGTCGGATCTGCCTGCCGACGAGTTGGCGACCGTCCTCGCCCCCTTGAAGAGCCGCAACAAGATAATTGTCATCTCGGCGTGTTATTCAGGAGGCTTCATCGAGCCGCTCAAGGATGAAAGAACCCTGATCATGACCGCCTCGCGCGCCGACCGGGTGTCCTTTGGCTGCTCGGAAGAGGCTGACTTCACCTACTTTGGCGACGCCCTGTTCGCCCGGGCCCTGAACCAGACCGACGACCTGCAGCAGGCTTTCGACCTTGCCAGGACTCACGTCGCCGAGCGGGAAACGAGCGAAAATTTTGACGCCTCGGAACCGCAGATCTGGGCCCCCAAAGGCGTGCTGGAACATTGGCAGCGGCTGCGCCAACAGCAGGCCCGTCAAGCCTTGCGAAGTGCTTCTTCAACCGTCAAAGAGGCAAAATCCGCGAGCAGCCACTAA